From Haloplanus sp. GDY1:
AACGCGGCGAGACCGACGCCTTCGGCTGGGTGTCCTACCGCGACTGGGGCGGCCTGCTCAAGATGGTCGTCATCTGTCCCAGTCTCCGCCACGTCGTCTCTGGTGAACAGGCAGACCTCGAGGACGCCGTCGACGAAGACGGCATCACGACCGTCGCCAGCGCCGCTCAGGACCAGTCAGATGCGAGTGATTGCGACGGTAGAGACTCAGAAACCGACACTCTAGAGACCGTCGTCTACGGTGGCTTCCAGACTGGCTACGACTTCCGAGGCACACAGACACTCTGGGCGCGCCCGATCCTCTTCTTCCCCGACTCGGGAACAGTTCTTCCCGATATGGGAGAGCGCTACACGCGACGTCACTACGGGCAGGCGACGAACGATGTCCACGAGCGCAAACAGGGGCGGGTCCCGATTAGCGAGTGGTGGCGGAACATCTACGACGACATCGACACGCGGATGGTCGAGGTCGATACTGCTATCCGCCGGACGCGGGCCATCGCCTACGACTTCGACGACCTCCCGTTCACGCTCGAAGACTGCTACTCCTATTGGGGAGTCGCGTTTAAATATGCAGAGCGGGCTGCTGATCGCGCAACTTCAATCGCCATGCCCTCGACCCGTCCAACTGTGTTCAACATCCAACTCTCCTTGCTGATTGCGCTCCTCGAGGAATACGACGGGTCGATGGCGTCGAACTCCTACCAGGCATACCTCGAGGTCGCCGGAGAACTGTTCAGGAAGCCGGCGATGATGATTCAACTCGCGATGCAGGAACACGACAAGCAGACGGACGACGACACCGAGCGCGTGCTCCCCGAGAATCAACAGACACTCTCCGATGCTCTTGCGGACATCGTCGACATCCCTGGCATCAGCGTCGATACCGAGGTCGATCTCAGCGACCAGCAAGCACAGCGGGTTCATGATCGCCTCCAGCAGCGCCTCGGAAATGGGGTGTAGCCCCCTGTGAATATGACCTGGCTCATCCACCGATAGTGTTTTTAAGATTCCGCGTATATTGAAAAGCATGGCCGAATCTGCTGTCTCGCACTCACACCCCCTCGATACGATGCTGGCCGTCTCCGATGTGATTCAGAATAACCGGCTCGCACAACTCTACACTCGTGTCCTCGACCTCGATGCTCCGACTGTCGAAGAACTGGCCGAGGGTCTCGAGAGTTCGACGACGACCGTCTACGATGACGTGAAGCACCTCGTAGAGATCGGGCTGCTGGAGCGTGTGACGGAGACGCAGCCGCATCGATATCGAGCGAGTCGAGTCGATATGACGATTCAGGCCGATGGGGAGACGTTCCAAATCACTCCGACTCTCTTGGTCGCGCTCGCGGAACGCCAGTCGAACGAGAACATCAACCTCTACATTGACCGGCATGGTGTCAGCGGGCTCGCAACCGCCATCGAGTACGCTCGGGCGTACGCCCAATCCAAAATGAATGCCCGAATCATGGCTCGTGAACAGGAAATTCCCGTTCTCGAAGCAGAGACCATCCTTCAGGAGCTTCAAGAGATCATTCTGGACGCAGAGCCCGATATCTCGACGAGTCTCGATATTGACGAGCTTGACGCTGCCGTCGATGACCGCCTCGACGAATAATATCCGTGTCAGCGCAACTATTCCCGTCCGTCGAGAGCCACATCATCGATGCAAACCTCTTCATCCGGTTCGAGCGCCACGATACTGTCGACCTCCTCGAGCGCGCTGTCACAGAACATGATGTCGTCCTCCTCTTGCCCACGCGAGTATACGAAGAACTCACACCGGACTCGTATCCCTACGGAATTCCCCCCGTAGAGGCTGCCATCGACGCCGGCTGGGTGCAGGTTCTTGAGGAAGTCGACTACTCCAACCCGGTCGTCTCAGCCACGATGGATATGGTTCGCCAGTATATCTCCGTCGCCACTGACCGGCCCGAACACACGATTGAGCAAGCAGATGCAGAAGTAGGTGGTGCAGCAGCAACACTCCTCGAACACGGGCAGACAGAATCGATCGCCATCTACACGAACGACATCCCGGCATTCCGTGGGATCGAGCGCGCTCTCTCCCAGCATGGCCACGAGGATTCAGTTCAACTCGTCAAGGCATTCAACTTCGTGGAGT
This genomic window contains:
- a CDS encoding helix-turn-helix domain-containing protein, which gives rise to MAESAVSHSHPLDTMLAVSDVIQNNRLAQLYTRVLDLDAPTVEELAEGLESSTTTVYDDVKHLVEIGLLERVTETQPHRYRASRVDMTIQADGETFQITPTLLVALAERQSNENINLYIDRHGVSGLATAIEYARAYAQSKMNARIMAREQEIPVLEAETILQELQEIILDAEPDISTSLDIDELDAAVDDRLDE